Proteins encoded by one window of Desulfovibrio ferrophilus:
- a CDS encoding FliA/WhiG family RNA polymerase sigma factor, with the protein MATLSFSGKSSSSKTEPWKFLETGEVIWEDFSARDKDEIVRHYAPKIKILALRLKGKLPQQVELNELISAGSLGLIECLRKYKPELNIKFETYAENRIKGAMLDELRRMDWFSRGLRARVRQLEDAIRTIEHRTGTTPTRDEIMEVTGLSRKDVESGLAALQNQLCLSLETIQEHFSPESSAHHDNEPYRSAALQDVVDKIAGLIDELTLREKLVLSLYYSDELNMRETAEVMGITEGRVSQLHSQALKKLRKKFRAAYGLE; encoded by the coding sequence ATGGCAACATTAAGTTTTTCTGGAAAAAGCTCCTCTTCCAAGACTGAGCCCTGGAAGTTCCTGGAGACCGGAGAGGTCATCTGGGAAGACTTCAGTGCAAGGGACAAGGATGAGATCGTCAGGCACTATGCGCCGAAGATCAAGATTCTTGCGCTCAGACTCAAGGGAAAACTGCCCCAGCAGGTAGAGCTCAACGAGCTCATCTCTGCCGGGTCTTTGGGGCTGATCGAATGCCTGCGCAAATACAAGCCCGAGCTGAACATCAAGTTCGAGACCTATGCGGAAAACCGCATCAAGGGTGCCATGCTGGACGAACTCAGACGCATGGACTGGTTTTCTCGTGGGCTACGAGCTCGTGTCCGCCAATTGGAAGACGCCATCCGAACCATCGAACACCGCACAGGCACAACGCCTACCCGCGACGAAATCATGGAGGTCACTGGCCTCTCCCGCAAGGATGTCGAATCGGGCTTGGCAGCACTGCAAAATCAGCTCTGCCTGTCGCTGGAAACCATCCAGGAACATTTCTCGCCGGAATCCAGCGCCCACCACGACAACGAACCATACCGCAGTGCGGCCCTTCAAGACGTCGTTGACAAAATTGCCGGTTTAATAGACGAATTGACGCTTCGAGAGAAACTGGTATTATCTTTGTACTACAGTGATGAGTTGAACATGAGGGAAACTGCCGAAGTTATGGGGATAACCGAAGGCAGAGTGTCACAACTCCACTCTCAAGCACTCAAAAAATTACGCAAAAAATTTAGAGCCGCCTACGGCCTCGAGTAA
- a CDS encoding flagellar basal body-associated FliL family protein produces MVLLAPDTELEEDLSSVMEEHDGEPKAELDAEELTKDLPKEQQKVELDLEDAPFLEDDDDEDEEEDEEEEVLLEEPEPDGTPVWYKNRKIQIAAGAILLLLVGVIIGTLILKPEPEVTQPEVEQETLEAEEAIPPPPPEEPEPEEYLVTLDPFWVEQKGENDKIRFLVCQFTAVTQNEKLSFEISQKTTILRDAVFYYLKNKDLTFLSDKKNAEALKADVLSVVNQYLSVDRLETLLIEQYLVK; encoded by the coding sequence ATGGTGCTGCTCGCTCCCGACACCGAGCTCGAGGAAGATCTTTCCTCCGTCATGGAGGAACATGATGGAGAGCCCAAAGCTGAACTTGATGCCGAGGAGCTGACCAAAGATCTTCCCAAGGAGCAGCAAAAGGTCGAATTGGACCTTGAGGATGCACCTTTTCTCGAAGACGACGACGATGAAGATGAAGAAGAGGACGAGGAGGAAGAAGTTCTCCTCGAGGAGCCCGAACCGGATGGCACTCCGGTTTGGTACAAGAACAGAAAGATCCAGATCGCCGCTGGAGCCATCCTGCTCTTGTTGGTGGGAGTCATCATCGGCACCCTGATCCTGAAGCCTGAACCGGAAGTCACCCAGCCAGAAGTCGAGCAGGAAACGCTGGAAGCCGAAGAAGCCATCCCGCCTCCGCCTCCTGAGGAGCCCGAGCCCGAGGAATACCTCGTTACCCTTGACCCGTTCTGGGTTGAGCAAAAAGGCGAGAACGACAAGATCCGATTCCTGGTCTGCCAGTTCACTGCCGTCACCCAGAACGAAAAGCTGTCATTTGAGATATCACAAAAGACAACAATCCTCCGGGATGCCGTCTTCTACTATCTCAAGAATAAGGATTTAACGTTCCTGTCCGATAAGAAGAATGCAGAGGCATTGAAAGCCGACGTCCTATCGGTAGTGAATCAATATTTAAGTGTCGACCGATTGGAGACCCTGCTTATCGAGCAATACCTGGTGAAATAG
- a CDS encoding MinD/ParA family protein, producing the protein MADTLTKDRKAPRAGSAATVPQVISVTSGKGGVGKTNISVNLATMLARKGKRVVLMDADLGLANVDVLLGLTPEKNLFHLFEEGAKLTDVLLDTPYGFKILPAASGVAEMLELDTGQKLDLLESMDVLENNVDFLIVDTGAGINENVLYFNLAVQERLLVLTPEPTSLTDAYALIKVLKAEHGVQRFRVVVNMAKTPAAAKEVYSKLHNACDQFLSGISLDLVGVLPLDPGVRTAVINQKPFSVMYPDGPATTALTNVVSKITSWKGTAQLDGNIKFFWKKLLFQD; encoded by the coding sequence GTGGCAGATACGCTCACTAAAGACAGGAAGGCCCCCCGCGCAGGAAGCGCTGCCACCGTTCCCCAGGTCATTTCAGTGACCTCGGGCAAAGGTGGCGTGGGCAAGACGAACATCAGCGTCAACCTGGCAACCATGCTGGCCCGCAAGGGCAAACGAGTGGTGCTCATGGATGCTGATCTCGGCCTTGCTAATGTAGATGTACTCCTCGGGCTCACGCCGGAGAAGAACCTCTTCCACCTCTTTGAGGAAGGCGCCAAACTTACGGATGTCCTGCTTGATACACCCTACGGATTCAAGATCCTGCCCGCCGCTTCCGGCGTTGCCGAGATGCTTGAACTGGATACGGGACAAAAGCTGGACCTGCTGGAATCCATGGATGTCCTGGAAAACAACGTGGATTTCCTGATCGTGGATACCGGCGCGGGGATCAATGAAAACGTGTTGTACTTCAACCTGGCGGTTCAGGAACGTTTACTGGTGCTCACCCCCGAGCCCACATCCCTGACCGACGCCTATGCCCTGATCAAGGTCTTGAAGGCCGAACACGGGGTTCAGCGTTTCCGGGTGGTGGTGAACATGGCCAAAACACCGGCGGCGGCAAAAGAAGTTTATTCCAAGCTGCACAACGCCTGTGACCAGTTCCTTTCGGGTATCTCCCTCGACCTTGTCGGGGTTCTGCCCTTGGATCCTGGGGTGCGAACGGCCGTAATCAACCAAAAACCGTTTTCAGTCATGTACCCCGACGGCCCGGCGACTACGGCGCTCACGAACGTGGTCAGCAAGATAACCTCGTGGAAGGGAACGGCTCAGCTCGATGGCAACATTAAGTTTTTCTGGAAAAAGCTCCTCTTCCAAGACTGA
- a CDS encoding NAD+ synthase, with amino-acid sequence MIIALLQLNLTVGDLEGNASRIADGVFKAQAMGAELCVTPELALMGYPPRDLLLSPSFINNAQSQLRVLARELANAIPVLVGTATPNTKATGRPLHNSAALLRAGCVEALFHKTLLPTYDVFDEDRYFEPGPGPGGFELRGQNCAVTICEDLWNDNEFWNETRYSGDPMSSDVVRNSDLVLNLSASPFTVGKQRIRQEMLAWAAKKHGKPICYANQVGGNDDLVFSGRSMAFGADGTLMAQANAFAQDILLVDMQAGTGRIEAQDNAPESETWGALVLGTRDYVTKCGFKKALLGLSGGIDSALTAAVAAEALGASNVLGVLMPSPYSSQGSIDDSLALADNLDIKTMTLPIGPLMQGFDTTLEKAFKGFSPDLTEENIQARIRGNLLMALSNKYGSILLTTGNKSELAVGYCTIYGDMSGGLAVISDVPKTLVYDVCRWLNQNKGHEVIPQSVIDKAPSAELRPDQKDQDSLPPYEILDAIIHRLVVLRESRDDVVNAGFDRTTVDKISHLLRGAEFKRRQAAPGLKITDRAFGTGWRMPLAARVNH; translated from the coding sequence ATGATCATCGCCCTGTTACAACTCAATTTGACTGTCGGCGACCTGGAAGGAAATGCCTCCAGGATCGCCGACGGTGTTTTCAAAGCCCAAGCCATGGGGGCCGAGCTTTGTGTCACACCGGAACTGGCGCTGATGGGCTATCCTCCCCGCGACCTGCTGCTCTCGCCATCTTTCATCAATAATGCCCAGTCTCAACTCAGAGTACTGGCGCGGGAACTCGCCAACGCCATCCCCGTGCTCGTGGGCACAGCAACCCCCAATACAAAGGCCACAGGTCGCCCCCTGCACAACTCGGCCGCTCTGCTTCGCGCAGGCTGCGTGGAAGCCCTGTTCCACAAAACCCTATTGCCCACCTATGACGTCTTCGATGAAGACCGATACTTCGAACCCGGCCCAGGGCCGGGAGGTTTCGAGCTGAGGGGCCAGAATTGTGCAGTAACCATCTGCGAAGATTTGTGGAATGACAATGAATTCTGGAATGAGACCCGCTACAGCGGTGACCCAATGAGTTCGGATGTGGTCCGCAATTCGGACCTTGTTCTGAACCTCTCGGCTTCTCCCTTCACCGTGGGCAAACAGCGCATCCGACAGGAAATGCTCGCCTGGGCAGCCAAGAAGCACGGCAAGCCCATTTGCTATGCCAACCAGGTAGGGGGCAATGACGATCTGGTCTTCTCGGGCCGCTCCATGGCCTTTGGAGCAGACGGGACCCTCATGGCACAGGCCAATGCCTTTGCCCAAGACATCCTGCTGGTAGATATGCAGGCCGGCACCGGACGCATCGAAGCCCAAGACAATGCACCGGAAAGCGAAACCTGGGGCGCTCTGGTTCTCGGCACCCGCGACTACGTCACCAAATGCGGATTCAAGAAAGCCCTGCTCGGCCTGTCCGGCGGTATCGACTCGGCCCTGACCGCGGCAGTGGCGGCCGAAGCCCTGGGAGCGAGTAATGTGCTGGGAGTCCTCATGCCATCGCCCTACTCCAGCCAGGGCAGCATCGACGATTCCCTTGCCCTGGCAGACAATCTGGACATCAAGACCATGACCCTGCCCATTGGCCCTCTGATGCAGGGTTTCGACACGACCCTGGAAAAGGCATTCAAAGGTTTTTCCCCCGACCTGACCGAGGAAAACATCCAGGCCCGCATCCGTGGCAATCTGCTGATGGCCCTGTCCAACAAGTACGGTTCCATTCTGCTGACCACGGGCAACAAAAGCGAATTGGCAGTCGGCTACTGCACCATTTACGGAGATATGTCCGGTGGACTGGCGGTCATTTCCGATGTCCCCAAAACCCTGGTCTACGATGTCTGCCGCTGGCTGAATCAAAACAAGGGGCATGAAGTCATCCCTCAGTCCGTTATCGACAAGGCTCCCTCTGCTGAACTGCGCCCGGATCAGAAAGATCAGGACAGCCTGCCTCCCTATGAGATTCTGGATGCCATCATTCATCGTCTGGTGGTCCTGCGTGAATCGCGCGACGACGTCGTGAATGCTGGATTTGATCGAACAACCGTAGACAAGATCTCACACTTGCTGCGCGGTGCGGAATTCAAGCGCCGCCAGGCTGCTCCAGGCCTCAAGATCACTGACCGCGCCTTTGGTACTGGCTGGCGAATGCCTCTGGCAGCGCGCGTCAACCACTGA
- a CDS encoding chemotaxis protein — translation MSQTNILLESGTNELEIVEFYLDEVGKSGEHYQGYYGVNVAKVLEIIRLPKITEMPEVNHPSVLGAFNQRSHIIPLVDLAMWLGKERVESEAPKVVVTEFNQVTSAFMVSGVTRIHRISWEEVEQPNKYVSALSNNSITGVVKLEGRIVFILDLEKIVADLNPSLGLRLDESIDWSSDDGYRALVADDSALVREMLKDLMTKAGFKVETVNNGREAWDRLQAIKAKAEEDEASLWDYVNVMVSDIEMPMMDGHNLTKRVREDPFLKDMPIILFSSLITDKLRHKGDNVGADEQVSKPEVSKLAIRAKELIQERMAGKSFVQKESSGN, via the coding sequence ATGTCCCAGACGAACATTCTCTTAGAATCTGGCACCAACGAGCTCGAGATCGTCGAATTCTATCTGGACGAAGTGGGCAAGAGTGGTGAGCATTACCAGGGTTACTATGGCGTTAACGTCGCCAAAGTCCTGGAAATCATCCGTCTCCCCAAGATCACCGAGATGCCAGAGGTTAACCATCCCTCAGTTCTCGGAGCGTTCAACCAGCGATCTCACATCATCCCGTTGGTCGACCTTGCCATGTGGCTTGGTAAGGAACGGGTTGAAAGTGAAGCTCCCAAAGTCGTAGTTACCGAATTCAATCAGGTCACTTCGGCCTTCATGGTTTCGGGTGTTACCCGTATCCACCGCATCAGCTGGGAAGAAGTGGAGCAACCCAACAAGTACGTCTCCGCTCTGTCCAACAATTCAATCACCGGCGTGGTCAAGCTCGAAGGGCGCATCGTCTTCATTCTGGATCTGGAAAAGATCGTTGCGGACTTGAACCCCTCTCTGGGCCTGCGTTTGGACGAAAGCATCGATTGGTCTTCGGACGACGGCTACAGGGCTCTTGTTGCCGACGACTCCGCTCTGGTCCGCGAAATGCTCAAGGACCTGATGACCAAAGCCGGGTTCAAGGTTGAAACCGTAAACAACGGCCGTGAAGCCTGGGACCGCCTCCAAGCCATCAAAGCCAAGGCAGAAGAAGATGAGGCCTCCCTGTGGGATTATGTCAATGTCATGGTCTCGGACATTGAGATGCCCATGATGGATGGTCACAATCTGACCAAACGTGTCCGCGAGGACCCGTTCCTGAAAGACATGCCCATCATCCTGTTCTCATCGCTGATCACGGACAAGCTCAGGCACAAGGGTGATAACGTGGGTGCGGACGAGCAGGTCTCCAAACCGGAGGTTTCCAAGCTTGCCATACGCGCCAAGGAGCTGATTCAGGAACGTATGGCAGGAAAATCGTTTGTCCAGAAGGAGTCGTCCGGGAACTAG
- a CDS encoding chemotaxis response regulator CheY: MAYDKNMRVLVVDDFSTMRRIVKNILRQLGFNNIVEADDGSTAWEVLNKDKIDFIVSDWNMPELPGIDLLRKVRASEEFKDIPFLMVTAEGLQENIIEAVQAKVSNYIVKPFTAETLGQKIDKIFEK; this comes from the coding sequence ATGGCTTACGACAAAAACATGCGGGTCCTCGTTGTCGATGACTTTTCCACCATGCGCCGCATCGTTAAGAACATCCTTCGCCAATTGGGCTTCAATAATATCGTGGAAGCCGATGACGGTAGCACCGCGTGGGAAGTCCTGAACAAGGACAAGATCGACTTTATCGTCTCCGACTGGAACATGCCCGAGCTTCCCGGTATCGATCTGCTTCGCAAGGTTCGCGCCAGCGAAGAGTTCAAAGATATTCCTTTCCTCATGGTCACTGCTGAAGGCCTGCAGGAAAACATCATCGAAGCGGTCCAGGCAAAAGTGTCCAATTACATCGTCAAGCCCTTCACTGCGGAGACTCTTGGCCAGAAGATCGACAAGATTTTTGAAAAATAA
- a CDS encoding TetR/AcrR family transcriptional regulator — MSKTKQTGKTKTPPRHNAPDLLTAGLDMLAGISIEQLTIDALCRHLGVTKGSFYHHFKGRRDYQERLLKHWTEQWTERRMRDADNTKNIQQRFLEMVTMAEAVPQGPEISIRAWAQRDPLAREHLEYVDTVRMEYLRSLFEELTGDADRAQHLSQLGYCLYVGTRMVAPPITGLEHAKLFHLMATEVYGLDLPEPE; from the coding sequence ATGAGCAAGACGAAACAGACGGGGAAAACGAAAACCCCACCCAGACATAACGCCCCGGATCTGCTGACTGCAGGTCTGGACATGCTGGCAGGAATCAGCATCGAACAATTGACGATAGATGCCCTGTGTCGCCATCTGGGCGTGACCAAAGGATCGTTCTATCACCATTTCAAGGGCCGCCGTGATTATCAGGAACGCCTGCTCAAGCACTGGACCGAGCAGTGGACTGAAAGACGTATGCGTGACGCTGACAACACGAAAAATATTCAACAGCGCTTTCTTGAAATGGTCACGATGGCAGAGGCCGTGCCCCAGGGCCCCGAAATCAGCATCCGAGCCTGGGCACAGCGTGATCCTCTGGCCCGTGAACATTTGGAATATGTGGACACAGTCCGCATGGAGTATCTGCGCAGCCTGTTTGAAGAACTCACGGGCGATGCAGACCGCGCACAACATCTCTCACAACTCGGATACTGCCTGTACGTTGGCACTCGCATGGTGGCACCTCCCATCACAGGCCTCGAACATGCAAAGCTCTTCCACTTGATGGCCACGGAAGTGTACGGACTCGACCTACCCGAACCGGAATGA
- the ispH gene encoding 4-hydroxy-3-methylbut-2-enyl diphosphate reductase — MKVILAETAGFCMGVSLALKKLDRAVRKGGATICTLGPIIHNPQVLEHYEKLGVKRIQSPAEVEPDTVVVIRAHGIPQDVELELKKHGVVVVDATCPKVKKAQLLIERQAERGRTLLLYGEENHPEVKGLLSYAKDDAEVFDSLEELQGHINENQEYFLAAQTTQDRGVFEQIRDYAKQQSNLKLPVLETICDATKVRQHEAVEVAKRVDKMVVVGGYQSGNTRRLAQVVREQGVDCIHVETAEELNPEDFADCSLVGLTAGASTHDITIDEVRAALEGMSSRADH, encoded by the coding sequence ATGAAAGTCATCCTCGCCGAGACCGCCGGCTTTTGTATGGGAGTCAGCCTCGCCCTCAAGAAACTGGACAGAGCTGTTCGCAAAGGCGGAGCAACCATCTGCACTCTTGGGCCGATTATTCATAATCCCCAAGTACTTGAGCATTACGAAAAGCTCGGCGTCAAACGCATCCAGTCTCCTGCAGAGGTTGAACCCGACACCGTGGTCGTCATCCGCGCTCACGGCATCCCACAAGACGTAGAGCTAGAACTGAAGAAACACGGTGTTGTCGTCGTGGATGCCACCTGCCCCAAAGTAAAGAAAGCGCAACTGCTGATTGAACGCCAAGCCGAACGTGGCCGGACCCTGCTCCTGTACGGCGAGGAAAACCACCCAGAGGTCAAAGGCCTGCTCAGTTACGCCAAAGACGATGCCGAGGTTTTCGATTCTCTCGAAGAACTTCAGGGGCACATCAACGAGAATCAGGAATATTTTCTGGCAGCTCAAACCACTCAGGACCGGGGTGTCTTCGAACAGATCAGGGACTACGCCAAACAGCAGAGCAACCTTAAACTGCCAGTTCTGGAAACCATCTGCGACGCCACCAAGGTTCGCCAACACGAAGCAGTCGAAGTCGCCAAGCGCGTTGACAAGATGGTGGTAGTCGGAGGGTACCAGAGCGGCAATACCAGACGCCTGGCCCAGGTGGTCCGTGAACAAGGCGTGGATTGCATCCATGTCGAGACAGCCGAGGAACTCAATCCCGAGGATTTTGCAGACTGTTCCCTTGTTGGCTTGACAGCAGGGGCCTCAACACATGATATTACTATAGATGAAGTCCGGGCCGCGCTTGAGGGTATGTCCTCGCGAGCGGATCACTGA
- a CDS encoding pyridoxamine 5'-phosphate oxidase family protein: MQSNIPWDEIKNLFSKVKSCSMATVDEDGTPRVSPIGSVFLSNEGRGHYFEHFPKGMRNNLDRDPRLAIMAVHPGMGYWFRSLWRGRFVTHPALRLICEASKRRKATQTEIDAWMAKVRPFKYFKGHDLLWKNMGHLREFKILRVEPVNLGRMTP, encoded by the coding sequence ATGCAATCCAACATCCCTTGGGACGAAATCAAGAATCTGTTTTCCAAGGTCAAATCGTGCTCCATGGCAACTGTGGACGAAGATGGCACCCCACGCGTGTCGCCCATCGGTTCCGTGTTTCTCTCCAACGAAGGGCGGGGTCACTATTTCGAACATTTTCCCAAAGGCATGCGGAATAATCTGGACCGCGATCCCCGTCTCGCCATCATGGCCGTTCACCCCGGCATGGGATACTGGTTCCGCTCGCTGTGGCGTGGACGGTTCGTGACTCACCCCGCACTGCGCCTGATCTGTGAGGCCAGTAAACGCCGCAAAGCCACTCAGACCGAGATTGATGCATGGATGGCAAAGGTGCGACCATTCAAATATTTCAAGGGCCACGATCTGCTCTGGAAAAACATGGGTCACCTGCGCGAATTTAAAATTCTTCGTGTTGAACCCGTTAACCTGGGAAGGATGACACCATGA
- a CDS encoding DUF2867 domain-containing protein encodes MNADIMRLADNLPELNTLLDEADHVDMKSFDSKRSLSDFIARMVSYEPGWLKLLYMVRKGLAKLLGLSQVATDNKHLTADDIDFTPGAEVSFFTTSGGAPDHYWIGEASDKHLKGYIGVVAVPNSDGSIRFNTFTIVHYQHWTGPIYFNLIRPFHHIIVHFMGRHAAEE; translated from the coding sequence ATGAACGCCGACATCATGCGCCTGGCCGACAATCTCCCGGAACTGAATACACTGCTGGATGAGGCCGATCACGTGGACATGAAAAGTTTCGACAGCAAGCGCTCTCTGTCCGATTTCATTGCTAGAATGGTGAGCTACGAGCCGGGCTGGCTCAAGTTGCTGTATATGGTTCGCAAAGGACTGGCCAAACTCCTCGGGCTCTCGCAGGTTGCCACAGACAATAAACACCTCACTGCCGATGACATCGACTTCACCCCCGGTGCCGAGGTCAGCTTTTTCACCACTTCGGGTGGAGCCCCCGATCATTACTGGATAGGCGAGGCTTCGGACAAGCATCTCAAGGGCTACATCGGCGTTGTCGCCGTGCCCAATTCCGACGGCAGCATCCGGTTCAACACCTTCACCATTGTCCATTACCAACATTGGACCGGACCAATCTATTTCAACCTGATCCGCCCTTTTCACCATATCATCGTGCATTTCATGGGGCGTCACGCCGCTGAAGAATAA
- a CDS encoding tRNA dihydrouridine synthase, whose amino-acid sequence MNSTSTLSIAPDAPWLAPLAGYSDLSFRLLCRENGCRVAVTEMVSAKGLCYDSRGTSELLKTTPEDSPLVVQLFGSEIEFIERAMHTLMEQGVRYFDLNAGCPVRKVIKTGCGASLHTNVGLLESIAERMAKIAGPGNCGVKFRRGWVAGEDNYLDIGKRLQDAGTAWVALHPRTAKQGYAGEADWSCLKELSNTIDIPVIASGDLITAEDGVRCIRETGVQGVMFARGALYGPTIFNDYLTLLRGEVLPPRTGQDLAKVILRHAELSREHLPERKALLKMRSIVPRYVRHNPGVRKLRTQLINCDSWEELESMVLDFLEANHSAA is encoded by the coding sequence ATGAACAGTACCTCCACCTTATCCATCGCCCCGGATGCCCCATGGCTTGCCCCCCTGGCTGGCTATTCGGACCTCTCCTTCCGCCTGCTATGCCGCGAAAACGGTTGCAGAGTCGCGGTCACGGAAATGGTGAGTGCCAAGGGTCTTTGTTACGACAGCAGGGGCACTTCCGAACTTTTGAAAACCACCCCCGAGGACTCCCCTTTGGTGGTACAACTCTTCGGCTCCGAGATTGAATTCATCGAACGTGCCATGCACACACTCATGGAGCAGGGAGTCCGCTATTTCGATCTCAACGCGGGTTGCCCGGTGCGCAAGGTCATCAAGACCGGTTGCGGAGCATCCCTGCACACCAATGTTGGCCTGCTGGAGTCCATTGCCGAGCGCATGGCCAAAATCGCAGGACCAGGCAACTGCGGAGTCAAATTCCGAAGAGGCTGGGTGGCCGGTGAGGACAACTACCTGGACATCGGAAAACGCCTTCAGGACGCAGGGACAGCCTGGGTCGCCCTGCATCCTCGCACGGCCAAGCAGGGGTATGCCGGTGAAGCCGATTGGTCCTGTCTGAAGGAACTTTCCAACACTATTGATATTCCAGTCATCGCCAGCGGAGATCTGATCACTGCCGAAGACGGCGTACGCTGCATCCGTGAAACCGGAGTTCAGGGTGTCATGTTTGCCCGGGGAGCGCTCTATGGGCCGACCATCTTCAACGACTACCTGACGCTGCTGCGCGGCGAAGTGTTGCCTCCGCGCACAGGCCAGGACCTGGCCAAAGTCATCCTGCGCCATGCCGAACTCTCCCGGGAACATCTTCCGGAACGCAAAGCCCTGCTCAAGATGCGCTCCATTGTCCCACGCTACGTCCGGCATAATCCCGGAGTCCGCAAACTACGGACTCAACTCATCAATTGCGACTCTTGGGAAGAGCTGGAATCCATGGTTCTCGATTTCCTCGAAGCCAATCATAGCGCAGCCTGA
- a CDS encoding flagellar biosynthesis protein FlhF, which produces MQVKTFHGKDTKSALNLVKAELGPDAVILSSQKRSEAGRCWYEVTAALDGACGSEPMADSPDQDTGLAPGWGEWHREWDQIRSHMMTLMRPQMDFSNLAPRQRQPLEHLEREGVGAGAILSLLAGLKHDTDASILCPLSKQVPVKPFGPDEWSERVHAVAGPSGAGKTSALLRLAMLHHNHAPHSRILVIDAAGTQGQGGRYLKHYAELAGMSHKTVESSRQLVELLDDTRHFDSIFIDLPAATAAMNLDSHLKLLGLANRNDLAVHLVLSPLYAPAQLKEYFRRHKSPKTKSIVWTKLDEACNYGDIVNAAFATGLPASALSFGPGLRGTLVPSKAVMLWKLLFKKELPLSPVEEKRGRYAH; this is translated from the coding sequence ATGCAGGTTAAGACTTTCCATGGCAAAGACACCAAGAGTGCCCTCAATCTCGTGAAGGCGGAGCTTGGCCCCGACGCGGTGATCCTTTCCAGTCAGAAACGCTCCGAAGCCGGACGTTGCTGGTACGAAGTCACCGCAGCCCTTGACGGCGCCTGTGGTAGCGAACCGATGGCAGACAGCCCTGATCAGGACACAGGCCTTGCCCCCGGTTGGGGTGAATGGCACCGCGAATGGGATCAAATCAGATCCCACATGATGACACTCATGCGCCCCCAGATGGACTTCTCCAATCTGGCACCGCGCCAGCGCCAGCCCCTTGAGCACTTGGAGCGCGAAGGTGTTGGCGCTGGCGCTATCCTTTCGCTTCTGGCTGGGCTCAAGCATGACACCGACGCATCCATTCTTTGCCCACTGAGCAAACAGGTCCCGGTCAAACCCTTTGGACCCGACGAATGGAGCGAACGCGTTCATGCCGTTGCCGGTCCCAGCGGCGCAGGCAAAACGAGTGCCCTGTTGCGCCTGGCCATGCTGCACCACAACCATGCGCCCCACTCCAGAATTCTGGTCATCGACGCCGCTGGCACACAAGGCCAGGGCGGTCGTTACCTGAAGCACTATGCAGAGCTGGCCGGCATGAGTCACAAGACAGTCGAAAGCTCCAGGCAGCTGGTTGAACTACTGGATGACACCCGTCATTTTGACAGCATCTTCATCGATTTACCCGCTGCTACAGCGGCCATGAACCTGGATTCGCACCTGAAGCTCTTGGGACTGGCAAATCGCAATGACCTTGCTGTGCACTTGGTTCTCTCACCGCTCTATGCACCGGCACAGCTCAAAGAATATTTCCGGCGGCACAAATCCCCGAAAACCAAGTCCATCGTCTGGACGAAGCTCGATGAAGCCTGTAACTACGGGGACATCGTGAACGCGGCGTTCGCTACGGGACTTCCCGCATCCGCCCTGTCCTTCGGACCTGGCCTGCGCGGCACCCTTGTCCCGTCCAAGGCAGTAATGCTCTGGAAGCTCCTGTTCAAGAAGGAGCTCCCCCTTAGCCCCGTCGAGGAGAAACGTGGCAGATACGCTCACTAA